The Pongo abelii isolate AG06213 chromosome 19, NHGRI_mPonAbe1-v2.0_pri, whole genome shotgun sequence genome includes the window CGTCAAATGACTTCAGCATGGACGGGGCTCAGGTGCGCACCTACTCGTGTGCACGCGTGTGTACCCACGTGTATGCATGCATGGGCGCGCGTGGGCATTCCTGTCTCAAGTCCCTTTCCCAGGACGTCCTGGAATCAGCGGCCCCACCGTGGGCCGGGTCAGCGCGGGCCATCGGAGCCCCCACGTCAGCCTCTCTCTCCGATTGGCACCTGGCACCCCCGTGCGCAAGCCCCACGTCATCACGGGGGCCGCCGGGCCGGCCTGGTCTGCAGTGTGGGAAGCCGGCCAGGCCTGTGACCCGCGCCCGGTCCGAGGGCCGGACCTGCGTCCGCGGCGGGGCAGGGATACCGGGTCCCTGCAGGAGCTCAAGCCCCAGCGCGCCCGCGAAGAGCTGCGCGGACTCCCCGCTCCTTCCCCCGAATCCCGGGCTCAGGAAGCGGGAAGCCGGACGAACGCAGGGAGCGCGCGGGGGAGCGCGCGGCGAGTCCGCCCGAGGCCGCCCCTCCCGCCGCCCGGGGTCACGCGCCGCGCGGTCCCGCCGCGCGGTCCCGCTCGGTCCCGCCGCGCGGTCCCGCTCCGCCCCGCAGCGCCTCGGCCGACCCGGGCTTCCGAGCGAGCAGAGAGTCCCGCGCCCCGCACCCCATGGAGCAGCTGCTGCGCGCCGAACTGCGCACCGCGACCCTGCGGGCCTTCGGCGGCCCCGGCGCCGGCTGCATCAGCGAGGGCCGAGCCTACGACACGGACGCAGGCCCCGTGTTCGTCAAAGTCAACCGCAGGACGCAGGTGCTGGCCCGTGCGCAGGCGGGGGCTCTGCGGGTCTCTGCGGCGCCTGGGGAGGCGGAGGGGTCGGGGGCAGGCCCATTtcctggggctgggcctggggaggggtCGGCTTTGGCCCTTAGGAGGTGGCACCTGCTGGGTGAGCCCGGCTCAAGCGTTCTGTGAAGGTTTGTGTCTGCACGATCCGTGACCTTCCTTTGGCCTCCATGCGCAGCGCGCAGGCTTTTAGGGGTGGTTTTAACTTTTCTATCCAGCAAGCGTCGGGGCATGTGAGGCTTGGGGTCCCTGGCTCAGCTCTGGGCCGCCCCTCTCAGCCCACCGTCCTCCTGCCAGTGGGGAAGAAGCAGAGACATGGCTGGGCCCCTGGCAGGGACCCCACGGGCCAGGCAAGCGTTCTCCTTCCCACAGGCCTTGCCTGTGTTTAGACCTGATTTCTATCTGCTGCTGAAAATAGTTCTATTTAAGAATGTAtggaaggccgggcgcggtggttcgcacctgtaatcccatcactttgggaggccgaggtgagtggatccctgaggtcaggagttcgagaccatcctggccaacatggtgaaaccccgtctctaccaaaaaatgcaataattagccgggtgtggtggcacgggcctgtaatccccgatactgggaggctgagacaggagaatcgcttgaacccgggaggcagaggttgcagtgagccgagatcaagatcatgccactgcactccagcctgggtgacagagtaagactccatctcagaaaaaaaaaaaaaaaaaaaaaaaaaaaaaaaaaaaaaaaaaagcccgggcgcggtggctcacgcctgtaatctcagcacttcgggaggccgaggcaggtggatcacctgaggtcgggagtttaagaccagcctgactaacatggagaaaccccgtctctactaaaaatacaaaattagccggggtggtggcgcatgcctgttatcccagctactcgggaggctaaggcaggagaattgcttgaatccgggagatggaggttgcggtgagccaagatctcgccattgcactccagcctgggcaacaagagcgaaactccgtctcaaaaaaaaaaagtatggaaaatGTTAACGGAGGAAGTGGAGAAGGTTAGCTTCAGCCTTGAGAGCCAGCAGGTGGGGAAAGGCAAAGGCCCTGCACACtctggtggggggggggggctcTCTGAGGGGCAGCGGGGGTCCTGGTGGGGAGTGCTGGCAGGAGGAACGCCAGAGCCATGCAGCCTGGGCGTGCGATCGGATCCTCCGGCATCATCTGCTCTGCGGGCTCAGAACCCAAATCCCTCAAAGTGGGGAGTCCCACTCACAGGGAAGCAGTTTTTGGTTCGGGCTTCCCACGGGCCCTGGGAAACTTCCTCAGCTGGTCCTGAAAGCTCTGCAGGGTGAgacccctccttccctcccacccctgcGAGGGGCCTGCACACAGTAGCTGCTGAGTCCATGCATCAGAGCAGGTGATGCTGGGGCCCCTGGGGCTTAGCAGCCCCAAGGCCGGGAGTTCCTGGCCTGGTGCATGGGGGGCTCGCCCTGGAGCAGGGCTGGGGTGTGCTAGCCGCCCTCCCACCTGTGGACTCTCACACCCACCCTCGGTGCAGGCTGGCCAGGGCTGCCAGGCTGGGGAGGCTGTGCCTGGGCTTTCCCTGGGGTACTTTGAAGGAAAGGGCGTTCTGTTCCCGTGCACCAGCAGATGCTTTGGTCTCATTCAtgaggtttgatttttttaaacatgcaatcctacactttgggaaactgaggcatgtggattacttgaggccaggagttcgagaccagcctggccatcatggtgaaactccatctcttttttttttttttgagatggagtctcgctctgttgcccaggctggatctcggctcactgcaagctccgcctcccgggttcactccattctcctgcctcagcctcccgagtagctgggactacaggcgcctaccacctcgcctggctaattttttgtatttttagtagagacgaggtttcaccatgttagcccggatggtctcgatctcctgacctcgtgatccgcccacctcggcctcccaaagtgctgggattacaggtgcgagccactgcgtgtgacggtgaaactccatctctagtaaaaatacaaaaaaacacagtggggtgcggtggcccacacctgtaatcccagctactcaggaggctgaagcaggagaatcgtttgaacccacgaggcggaggctgccgtgagctgagatcatgccactgccctccaacctgggtgacagagtgagaccgtgtctgaaaacaaacaaacatgcaaTTCTATAGCCCAAGGTATTCACAGACCACGTTCGTCAATGCATGTTTTCAACCAATGTGTAGTGTACGTGAGGTGAGAGTTCACCTAACTGAAAATTGGAATGTTTGTGGGAATATTTCAGAAACAGGAAGGCCCAGGTCCCGTGGGAGGCATTGGGGGCCGGCCGGGTGTGCGGTGCCTTTTACcttcccagcccctgccctggagCTGAGGCCCTGCCTGATGGGCCCATCCCTCTTCTTCCCTGCCCGAAGTGTGTGCCCAAGTCAGCTGCACCGATGCCTCTGCTGTGGCTGCCCCACCCTAAGAGGCAGCAAGGAAGGTGGGTAACCCGGGGGTCCAGCTCTGGACCTTGGTTCACTCACACCTCCCCACGCCCTCAGTGCTCCCTGACACCCACACGTGGCCTGTGCATCCTGCTGTCACAGCAGCCTGCAGACCCCACACCCCTCACACCCCGGGCTCAGCCTCAGCCTTGCAACCTCTCGTCTCCGACGGGGGGGCCCCTCTGCACCCTGCCCTCTGCAGTGGACGCCAGCTCCCAGCCAGAGCCAGCTATCAGTGACTGAAGGTCCTTGTGACTCCCACGTGGTAGCTGCAGTCAAGGGTCCAGTGGGCAGAGGCCCTGGCTGAGTCAACAAGGCCGACAAGGCTGTGTTCTGGATGCAGGCCCGGCAGATGTTTGAGGGGGAGGTGGCCAGCCTGGAGGCCCTCCGGAGCACGGGCCTGGTGCGGGTGCCGAGGCCCATGAAGGTCATCGACCTGCCGGGAGGTGGGGCCGCCTTTGTGATGGAGCATTTGAAGATGAGGAGCTTGAGCAGGTGAGTATGTGTGAGACCcatatgcacacatgtgtacaggcagagagagactcagagacacacagagagagacagagaaagggatagagagggggagggagacagAAACAGGGAGAAGCCTGTGGCTGAGCCGTCTATACAACTGCCCGGTTATCAGAGGCAGGGCCAAGAGTTCCACCCTGCCATTCTTAATGGAGATAAAAAGTTACTGCTTTCTGGTATATGACTGGTTTTCCTAGATAAGTTTGGCTGTAATGAGGCtgcattatatatgtgtgtatatatatatatatatatatatatatatatttatttattttattttattttatttttttttgaaacacagtctcgctctgttgcccaggctagagtacagtgcagtggtgcaatctcggctcactgcaacctctgcccccagggttcaaatgattctcccacctcagcctcctgagtagctgggactacaggtgttgtatttttagtagagatggggtttcactatgttggccgggttggtctcaaacttctgacttcaagtgatccacccacctcggcttcccaaagtgctggggtaacaggcctgagccaccacacctggccaaaataagTATATTTGAACCCATCATTTgctttgtactttatttttattttattttattttttctgagacagagtcttgctctgtttcccaggctggagtgcagtgatgcaatctcggctcactgcaaactccgcctcctgggttcaagcaattctcttatctcagccttccgagtggctgggattacaggcaccccaccatgtcatgcagctaatttttttttttttttttttgagacggagtctctctctgtcatccaggctggagtgcagtggtgcgatctcggctcactgcaaactctgcctcctgggttgacaccattctcctgcctcagcctcccgagtagaagggactacaggcgcctgccaccatgcccggctaattttttgtatttttagtagagacggagtttcaccgtgttagccaggatggtctcgatctgctgacctcgtgatccacgcgccttggcctcccaaagtgttgggattacaggtgtgagccaccgcgcccggcctaatttttgtatctttagtagcatgttagccaggctggtctcaaactcctgacctcagtgatccgcctgccttggcctcccaaagtgttgggattacacaggcatgagccaccacacccagtccaattttttcttttgctttttctttcctttttttttttttgagacagagtcttactctgttgcccaggctggagtgcagtggcgcggtctaggctcactgcaagctctgcctcctgggttcaagtgattcttctacctcagcctgctgagtagctgggactacaggcgcaacaccatgcccggctaatttttgtatttttagtagagatagggtttcaccatattggccaggctggtcttgaactcctgacctcatgatctgcccgccttggcctccgaaaatgctgggattataggcatgagccactgtgccgctgtgcctggccctgcATTTTCACTTATCATTACTTTTTCAGCACTCCTCCCTTAATTCCTGGTACCTCCTAAGACTTCTGTTGAAGCTCACTTGGTTAATTTCTCTTTGTgattacatgattttattttctggaaagagTCATTGCCagtgctaggcatggtggttcacacctgtaatcccagtattttggaaagccgaggcaggaggagaacccatctctacaaaaaaaaaaaaaaaaaaaaaaaaaaaaatagccaggactggtggcacaggcgtgtggtcccagctagttgtgaggctgaggtgggaggattgcttgagccctagaagtcaaggctgcagtgagccatgattgtgccaacCTGGatgactccagcctggatgacagagcaaggcctggccccagaaaagaaagaaaaaggaaaagaaagagtcaTCGCCTGGTGTTCACTTTTTACTGTTTAAAGAATGGAGAgtagtttttaatgtattttaaaatttctcaaaatgGAACAAACTGGGTggtgttatttattatttgttattttaatcagctgcatttcttctttcctcagtCAAGCATCAACACTTGGAGAGCAGATGGCAGATTTGCATCTTTACAACCAGAAGCTCAGGGAGAAGttgaaggaggaggagaacaCAGTGGGTATGTTCAGATTGCTTTTGGGTACCCTTGACCCAGCCACATTGTCTACCCTAGATTGGTGCTCATGGTACTTCTTGGTGGCATTTCAATAGTAGGTTGAGTTGTATACCGTCTCTCTTTACACTACATTATGAAAATGAGATTATTAAATAAGAATTTTGATGTAGCTGATAAGCTAGTAGAATTGGCACATGATCCCCTTTATACCCAGCCCTCCTGTCTGGTGGGTTTGAGGTAATAATAACCCCTTTTATACCCAGCCCTGCTGTCCATTGTGCTTGAGGTAGGAGTGTCCTGGCAGATCTATATATTGACTAATTGCTACTGTATGTAGTACATCCTCAGACCACCTATATTCTAGCATGCGTAGCCCAGGCTTGTACTGATGCTCTGCTGAGGTCTGGCATTTAAGAGAAAGACAAACAGCTCCTTCAGGCCAAGGATCTCTGTCAACAGGCCGAAGAGGTGAGGGTGCTGAGCCTCAGTACGTGAACAAGTTCGGCTTCCACACAGTGACGTGCTGCGGCTTCATCCCGCAGGTGAGTGCCTGGGTGAGGGTGTTCCCTGATGCCCTAATGCTGGTCACCCACTCTTTATATGTGACAGAATGCCAATCCCCCAGGCACCAGCAAGATTGGCTACTTGATTTCTGAAAGCAGAGTAGAAGCTGTGATACCTGGAATGGGGAGAGCAGATGCTGAGGGTCACTGAGCTGAGCTGGGCAGGCTCATGGGACATGCTCGGGCAGGCAGATCAGCATTCCAAGCAGAGGGGGCCTCGAGTGCAAAGGTTGTGTTGCACAAGGCTTCTGACGAGTATGAGGGACTGGAGACAGTGGGTGATGGGTAGTGTGCAAAGTCAGGGGTTAAGTCCTGATTACTCAGCTCCTCTCCTGAGGCCtttacaaattattatttatttagatacaattgagatataattcacataacatCCACCATTTTAAAGGATTAGAATTAATtggtttttagtacattcacaatggtgtgcaaccatcactgctgTTTAACTGcagaccattttctttcttttttttttttttttgagacggcattttgcccttgttgcccaggctggagcgcaatggcgcgatctcgacccACCGCAAcatcggcctcctgggttcaagcagttctcctgtctcagcctctcaagtagctgggattacaggtgtgcaccaccacacccggctaatttttgtatttttagtagagacggggtttcatgttgaccaggctggtctcgaactcctgacctcaggtgatctgccgtcctcagcctcccaaagtgctgggattacaggcatgagccaccgtgcctggccttaatgttgtatttttagtagagacagggtttctccgtgttggtcaggctagtcttgaactcccgacctcaggtgatccacccacctcggcctcccaaagtgctgggattacaggtgtgagccaccatgcctggccagaacattttcattatcctaaAGCAgaacccattagcagtcactccccatttccccctttcCTGGTCCCTGGCAACCTCTAATGTACCTTCTGTCTCTTTAaattttctggatatttcatatgaatggaaacACATAATATGTGACCTTCTACAtctttcactcagcatcatgTTTTACGGCTCTTCCGTGTTGTAGCAGCTGTTAGAATGTtattcttttatggctgaataatattccattctatggcgAGGCCACACGTTTCTTTacatattcctttttatggctgaataatactggGGCCTCTTGAACCATCATCTTTGAAATCTGTGAAGTTCCAAAGAAGGCTTTGGACAGCCCAACTGCCCTGTGCTTCCCTCGAAGAAGCCAATATTGGACCACATTTTGGTTTTGTTAGGAACACAGCACCCATTATATAAGAGCTAGTTCAAAGTCACTGCTTCTTGAAGAGAGAATACTTTCAAATCTGCCTCCTCGTTGACGTCCGTCCTGACTAGTTGGGTCCCTGTGGACAATGACCAAGCTCTCCCTGGTGTGGGTGGAGGGCGATTCTCCCAGCTGGAGGTCACTTGGGGCAAGATCCTCATGAAGCCCAAGCAGATTTAGGGTTCCCAGCCAACAGGCAGTCCTCACATCTGGGCTTGCTAGAATTGCACGTGGAGCTTACCAGATTTACCGAGACCCCCGAGATCTCAGCCACAGCTGGCTCCCTTGGGGTCACACACCTGTCCGCAGCCAGTGAGCAGCACCCTCTTCACCTGTCCAGGTGAGCACGGCTGGGTGCAGCTTGTGGTCCTGCTGTGGATGCTGAGGTCAAGAGCTGCACGTGGCGGGGTCTACAGGACTTGGCTGGCCCAGCAGAGTGGTGTTTCAAAGAAATGAAGTGAAATCTTACCCAGAGCCCCTGTGTGTGAAGCAGACGAGAAGGGGGCTAGTCTGTTTGGAGCACAGGGAGCCCCTCAATGCCCCTCGGACTCCAGGATCAAGGAACCCACCCAGATAAGGTGCAGCCTGGCTAGGAAgggccaggggccagggaggACAGCTGCCCTGCTTCCTGCTTGTGCCTCGGACAGCACCAGGTTCCGGAGGCTTCCCACTCCTTGGGAGGGCTCAACGGGTCCTGGGGGAGTGTGTGCTGCAGCCACTGGGGGACAGTGCTGAGCGGTGGGCTCCTCAGACACCTGGGCACTAAGGCCCCCTCGGGCTGCCAGCCGGGTCGGCTGTGGTGCTTGCCCCATGCTCTGTACACTGCCACATACAGGCACCCTTCTAAGCACTTCATTGAACTCAACTCACCCACTTGCCCTAGCAGGTAACCAGGCAGATAATGTCATTGAtccgttttatagatgaggaaagtgacGTGCAGAGTTCACGCCTGGGTCCGTGGAGCTTGTCAGCAGGGCAGCTGGGCTTCGACCCTCAGTCTGGCTTCAGACCACAGGCCCTGACCATGACGCAGCCCCTCTGTCAGGGGA containing:
- the FN3K gene encoding fructosamine-3-kinase isoform X1, whose amino-acid sequence is MEQLLRAELRTATLRAFGGPGAGCISEGRAYDTDAGPVFVKVNRRTQARQMFEGEVASLEALRSTGLVRVPRPMKVIDLPGGGAAFVMEHLKMRSLSSQASTLGEQMADLHLYNQKLREKLKEEENTVGRRGEGAEPQYVNKFGFHTVTCCGFIPQVNEWQDDWPTFFARHRLQAQLDLIEKDYADREARELWSRLQVKIPDLFCGLEIVPALLHGDLWSGNVAEDDVGPIIYDPASFYGHSEFELAIALMFGGFPRSFFTAYHRKIPKAPGFDQRLLLYQLFNYLNHWNHFGREYRSPSLGTMRRLLK